GCCAGTGGCAGCAAGCAACTGTCCTAAGAGAAACCATTCGCGCGCCTTTTGCTTCCGTCGCATCTCATGCTTGATTACTTTGCGGAGATAGGGGATAGCCTGTTCGAAGTCTCCTGTATGGATATAGTAATCAGCGTATGTATAGTCCCATTCTTTCTGGGCACGCCAGTGGATGCTGTCTCTTTGCATTTTACGGATTACGTCCTCTGCATCATATTGCCATCCTTGTTCGATATAACATTTAGCCAGCCAGGCCCTTGCTCTGCCGTAGATGGCTGGTTGGGTGGAGTAGAGGCGGCTCATATAGGAGAAAGTGGTTGCAGCACTTTCGAAATCGCCTTTGAAAAATTGGGAACGTCCCATCAGCAACCATGCTTTCCATAAGAACGGATTGTATTCCTTACGGCTCAACCATTCAATATCTTTTTCTGTTTTGCGACGGTTTTTGTTCCATTCCGGACGTTTCTTGATACTGTGTTGATGAATCGCTTTCTCACACTTGGTGATGGCTTTCTCATAATTGCCTTTTCCCAGTTCGCGGCTGTTTTTATTGCTTACGGTATAGAGAGGAATCATCTCCGTGAAGTTGTCCTTATTGCCGTTCTCTTTTTCCAATGAACCGTCAATATAGGCTAACGTACCATTATAATAGGTGTTATAACGGGCGTTGAAGGAATGCCACCAGCGGCTCTTCGCTGTATTCTTCTGCGTAGAGCAACTGCCAATACCAATTAGGAGTATAATTGATAATAGGGGAATGATATGTCGGAGATAATTTTGTTTCACTCTTGTATGATTTTAGAATGTTGTCTGCTGATCATCACTTTTTCTCAAGTGACAGCTTGTCTTTATTATACAACTTGTTTTGTAGGGCTTTTATTGTCTTACTGAGCATAAAAACCATGATACTGACAAAAATAATCGTGGCTCCTGATGGAACATTCAGCACATAACTGGCATAGAGTCCGATGACACAGTCTATCCATCCCAGGATGATGCTGGCAAAAATCATCTGCTTATAATTATAGGTGAACAGGTTGGCTGTCATCTGCGGAATTGTCAGCAAACTGATAGCCAGTACGATGCCCACCATTTTCAATGAAGCAACAATCGTCATGGCAATGAGTGTCATCATTAGATATTCTATCGCTGCTACCGGCAAGTGCTGCGAACGTGCAAAGGTGCTGTCGAAAGCTACACTCTGAATCGGACGGAGGAAACAGGTGAATACGGCGATGGTGATACATGTCAGGATACCCAATAGCCATAAGTCAGAACCTTCTATCGTCAGGATGCTGCCAAAGAGAAACGAAGGTAGGTCTGGCATGAAGCCGGGCGTGAGAAAGCAGCAGATAATTCCTACGCTCATTCCCAAGGTCCAGAACATGGCGATGGCAGAATCTTTCCTGACATCTTTTCTGGATGACATCCATTGAACGCCAAATCCGCTCAGTATGGCAAAGATCATGGCTGCCAGAATCGGATTGGTACCAGTGAATACGCCAATTCCTATTCCGCCAAATGATGCGTGGGTAATACCCCCGCTGATAAATACCAATCGGCGGGTTACGATATAAGTGCCTATGATTCCACACAGGATGCTTGTAAGGAAGGCGCCCAAGAGGGCATTCTGAAAAAATGTATATTGTAGAATGTTCATTTCCTATAAAATATTCTTTTTCAATCCTCGCTTAAAAAACTGATGACTTCATCTTTCAACTGGTCTGGCAAGTTGATGCCTCTGAGGATGAGGCTTCTGTTCCAGCCTGCCACTTCCTCCGGCTTCATTGTATATAAGACTTCTGCGAATTGTTCAACTTCTTCTTCGGAATAATCATCTGCCGCACGTCCTTTATACGTGTCTAATTCTTCGTCATCATAATATTCTATCTCTTTGGTTGCAGCTTCCATCATGCACTCCTGCTCGCATTTCGTGTTTTCTCCATTACAGGTGTTACACGAAACGCCTTCTTTTAGGGGCTCTTCTTCTCCTTTCCGTTGGGTGAAAAGTCCTATTAGTGCGCTTGCCAGTCCTAAGACAACCAATGCAATAATCAGGTAAATCATTCGATATCTTTATTGTGATTATTATTCCTCGCTGATCTCAAATCCTACTTTTTTCAGGTCTTCCCAGAAATGTGGATAGGATTTGCTTACCACTTCTGGATTGTTGATTTCCAGATAAGGTAACTTGAAGGCAACTGGTGCGAAGGACATGGCCATGCGATGATCCTCATAGGTATCTATGGCTTCGTAGGTCGGTTCGCAGGTTTCGCCATCCCAGATGAGTGTATTGTTGTTCTCGTCTTGAATCACATAACCAACTTTTCGCAACTCTTTCTTGAGTGCTTCGATGCGGTCGGTTTCCTTGATTTTCAAGCTGGCAAGACCGGTAAACTTGAATTTGATTCCCATCAGACAGCAGCATACTACAAATGTCTGGGCAAGGTCTGGTGAACCGGTAAAGTCGTAATCCAATCGAGGAAGCAGACATCTGTGAGCTTTCAACGTAACGGTTGTCGGTGCGCTGGTATGTATGTTTGCCTTGTCATCTCTATCCTCTGGATTTTGATTGTTCTCAAACTCGGTCTTGACACCCAGAAGGCTGAAGATGTATTTGACGACAGAGTCACCTTGCTTGGAACCATCCATCAGTCCCTCTAATCTGATTTCAGAATCGATATTCCCGTTCAAAGCCATCATTTCATACCAATAGGAAGATGCGCTCCAGTCGTTTTCTATCAGATACTTTCTTTCTTGGTATGGCTGAGGCTTTACGACAATCGTGTCCACATCTGTCCATTCTGCTGAGGCTCCAAATTCGCGCATGGTCCACAGGGTGAGGTCGATATAGGGTCTTGATGCGATTTCTCCTGTAAGTTTGAGTTTCAATCCGTTTTTGAGAATCGGACCGATGAGCAGAAGGGCTGAGATGTATTGTGAACTGATGCTTCCTACAACCTCCAGCTGACCTCCTTCGAGTGCATGACCTTTGATGCGGAGTGGAGGATAGCCTTCTTTTTCCACATATTCGATGTCGGCGCCTAAATAGCGGAGTGCATCCACCAGGACACCGATAGGGCGATTCTTCATCCTTTCTGTTCCTGTAATCGTATGTTCTCCTTCAGTAGCACTGAGGTAAGCTGTCATAAATCTCATGGCAGTACCGGCAGCCTTGATGTCTATCACCTCGGGCATGTTTCTCAAGGCATTGATGATGACTTCTGTATCATCACAATCGCTGAGATTGCATGGCTGAATCTTACCGCCCGTCATGGCATGGATGATGAGGGCTCGATTGCTGATGCTTTTACTGGAGGGCAAGTTGATGGTGGCGTTGAGTGCCTTAGGTGCTTTTATCTTGTATTTCATCTTATTTTTTATTATTTCTGAAATGATGGTGAATCCCATCCTTTATTTTTTGTTAGTACTATGTATTTCTTTTCAGAAAGAAGCTCTTTCCACAGGAATAGCCTTTTCTATAGCCAGACAGATTGGCAAGTCTATATCTTCGTCATTGTCTTGACTTCTTGTACCGTAATTGTCGTTTTTGATCTTTTTCGGACCAGGAATCAGCGGACTGTAATAAAGAACCTGTCTCATACGGTATTTCTGCTCAGGTGTGAATCTGAAACTCAAACTTACGGCATAGTCCATGAAATTGTCAGAATCCCATTCCTCTCCCGAATCATTGGAGCGTTTGATGAGTTCTTTCATCACAAGGTCATTACCCGCCTGTTTATGCTGTTCTATATATGAAATCAGCCATCTGTCGTAGGCTGGTTTGTTATAGCTCTTGGTGTCTGTGCAGTAGTCTGTGTCTGTGCAACTTTCAGTTGGTTCGCTTCCTGTGTCTGTATCTTTCTCTGCAAACACATGCTTGAGTCCTAAATAATGCCCCAGTTCATGAGCCAGTGTGACATTGATGTCTCCAGAATCATAGGTGTATTCTTTGTATCCGTGATCAGCGGCTGTATATCTGGATGACTCTTGGTTGATATAGGAACTGTTGATGGATACACAGTATTCAAAAGACAAACTGTTCTTATTGATGGCACCTTTCGCATCCTTCAAACCATCTATTGCGGGATAGCCGTTTTGTTTATAAGGTAGGTTGCTGATGCCAAGCGTTATGCTGTTGTCTTTTGTCTTCTTGAAGTTATACACCATGACGTTGATGTATTCATTCGGGTTCCATATAATCTTATTTTTCTTTTTGGTTTGATTCATGAAACTGTTGCAATCAATAGGATATTCCCCCGAATATTTGATATATTCCACTCCTGGGGTCTTCAGCTTTTTGCCAGATTCATCGTAGAGGGCAAGTTCAAACTGCACATGTATGTTCTCACTTGGCACATCTGCCCCCTCACCAAAGTTATATAATTTCCCTGCATAGAGGTCATTGACATTTTGCAGTATTGTTTTCAGACGGTCGTAAGATACATATTGATTCCTTTTATTGTTTTCATCTACGGCATTTTCATCCTGATACAGGACATGAAAAATCACTGGGAGATGATAGATGTAATCGTCTCCTATAATTTCATCACTGTCATGGTCTTGTTCATTGTCTGAATAGAATGAGTCTGGTTCTGACTCTTTACAAGATGAGAAAGTCAGAGCTACCAGAGCAAAGATGATAGATATGTAATACTTCATGCGCATACCTTATTAATATAATAAACCAACTGCAAAAGTACAAAAAATAATCTTTATTCAGTTATAAAATCATTAAAAAGTCCATCTTTTTATTGATAATATGGAAAATAGCCTTCTTATTTTGTGTTTTTCCTGATGAACAAACGTATCAAAATCATAGAAAGTTCTACTTTTTGCCTGTTTTTGGTGATAAAATATTCCAAAATGTTTGTTATTTCGGTGGTTACCTTTCAAAAATGTATCTTTGATGATATATATTTACAAAATTATACTAACATCAGTAAGTCTGCATTTTTTAATAGATTATAAATGTTATTGGGTCTTAACAATATGTTAGTGAATCGCTGAAGAATTACCATTTTGTAGATTTTAGACTTTACAAAATGTTAGAAAATAATGTTGTAAGTTACAGTTTGGTTGTTTTGTTGCCAAAATTGATTTAAATCAAAAGTAGGTGAAAAAATATAATAAAATA
This is a stretch of genomic DNA from Segatella hominis. It encodes these proteins:
- a CDS encoding 3-phosphoshikimate 1-carboxyvinyltransferase is translated as MKYKIKAPKALNATINLPSSKSISNRALIIHAMTGGKIQPCNLSDCDDTEVIINALRNMPEVIDIKAAGTAMRFMTAYLSATEGEHTITGTERMKNRPIGVLVDALRYLGADIEYVEKEGYPPLRIKGHALEGGQLEVVGSISSQYISALLLIGPILKNGLKLKLTGEIASRPYIDLTLWTMREFGASAEWTDVDTIVVKPQPYQERKYLIENDWSASSYWYEMMALNGNIDSEIRLEGLMDGSKQGDSVVKYIFSLLGVKTEFENNQNPEDRDDKANIHTSAPTTVTLKAHRCLLPRLDYDFTGSPDLAQTFVVCCCLMGIKFKFTGLASLKIKETDRIEALKKELRKVGYVIQDENNNTLIWDGETCEPTYEAIDTYEDHRMAMSFAPVAFKLPYLEINNPEVVSKSYPHFWEDLKKVGFEISEE
- a CDS encoding metal ABC transporter permease codes for the protein MNILQYTFFQNALLGAFLTSILCGIIGTYIVTRRLVFISGGITHASFGGIGIGVFTGTNPILAAMIFAILSGFGVQWMSSRKDVRKDSAIAMFWTLGMSVGIICCFLTPGFMPDLPSFLFGSILTIEGSDLWLLGILTCITIAVFTCFLRPIQSVAFDSTFARSQHLPVAAIEYLMMTLIAMTIVASLKMVGIVLAISLLTIPQMTANLFTYNYKQMIFASIILGWIDCVIGLYASYVLNVPSGATIIFVSIMVFMLSKTIKALQNKLYNKDKLSLEKK
- a CDS encoding zinc-dependent metalloproteinase lipoprotein, which encodes MRMKYYISIIFALVALTFSSCKESEPDSFYSDNEQDHDSDEIIGDDYIYHLPVIFHVLYQDENAVDENNKRNQYVSYDRLKTILQNVNDLYAGKLYNFGEGADVPSENIHVQFELALYDESGKKLKTPGVEYIKYSGEYPIDCNSFMNQTKKKNKIIWNPNEYINVMVYNFKKTKDNSITLGISNLPYKQNGYPAIDGLKDAKGAINKNSLSFEYCVSINSSYINQESSRYTAADHGYKEYTYDSGDINVTLAHELGHYLGLKHVFAEKDTDTGSEPTESCTDTDYCTDTKSYNKPAYDRWLISYIEQHKQAGNDLVMKELIKRSNDSGEEWDSDNFMDYAVSLSFRFTPEQKYRMRQVLYYSPLIPGPKKIKNDNYGTRSQDNDEDIDLPICLAIEKAIPVERASF